From the genome of Anaerolineae bacterium, one region includes:
- a CDS encoding chloride channel protein, protein MRLKKWFEATIIKNHSVNIAHAGKWTLYFVLIGIIAGLGSIVFNYLCQLGLHYFMDFIAGYRPPSPAGEHHLLTPTNTSFSRYTLLFLPAFGGLLSGWLVYTFAPEAEGHGTDAAIDAYHRKGGFIRGRVPIIKTIASAITLTTGGSGGREGPIAQIGAGFGSFLATKLKLSNRQRRIMMAAGIGAGVGSIFRAPLAGALFAAEVLYRDPEFESEVIIPAGISSVVAYCLYCLVFGWGSLFESPDFQFRNPLELGPYIILAFVLVGTGILYIKLFYGVTDLFKSFKIPNHIKPAIGGLCTGIVGFFLPQTLAFGYGFAQQAINNELTIPFLLLLAFGKIITTSFSIGSGGSGGVFGPSIVIGGAMGGAVGNLFHQIMPNIVTQPGAFVIVGMAGFFTAVSNTPISTIIFVSEMTNSYHLLLPSLLVCSLSYLTAQKWTIYKKQVKEKIDSPAHAGEFFVDILQTIKVKELMHLVKKVELIPQDMTFLDFKKYFSETKQHYFPVIDQNERLIGIFSSTDIRGILFSRDIEHLVLMKDIGNSDIIVATQSDDLNTVLQKFTTKNIDSLPVVKDDDHQILIGMLNRREVISFYNELIQKMKNKAKK, encoded by the coding sequence ATGAGATTGAAAAAATGGTTTGAAGCAACTATCATAAAAAACCACTCTGTCAACATAGCCCATGCAGGCAAATGGACCCTCTATTTTGTTTTAATAGGTATTATCGCAGGATTAGGCTCGATTGTTTTTAATTACCTCTGCCAGCTTGGGCTCCATTATTTCATGGATTTTATAGCTGGCTACCGGCCTCCCTCCCCTGCCGGAGAACATCATCTGCTCACGCCGACAAACACTTCTTTCAGCCGTTATACTCTTTTATTCCTGCCTGCTTTTGGAGGATTATTAAGTGGATGGCTGGTATATACCTTTGCGCCGGAAGCCGAAGGGCACGGAACAGATGCCGCAATTGATGCATATCATAGAAAAGGAGGATTTATTCGGGGCAGAGTCCCGATAATCAAAACAATAGCATCCGCTATTACCCTTACAACCGGTGGTTCCGGAGGAAGAGAAGGACCAATAGCCCAAATAGGGGCTGGCTTTGGATCATTTCTGGCAACAAAGTTAAAGCTTTCAAACAGACAACGAAGGATAATGATGGCCGCGGGAATCGGCGCGGGTGTAGGCAGTATCTTCAGGGCGCCCCTGGCCGGCGCCCTCTTTGCCGCGGAAGTGCTCTACAGGGATCCCGAGTTTGAATCCGAGGTTATCATACCTGCCGGAATCTCTTCGGTGGTGGCTTACTGCCTGTATTGCCTGGTTTTTGGATGGGGCTCTTTATTTGAATCCCCTGATTTTCAGTTTCGCAATCCATTGGAGCTTGGGCCTTATATTATTCTTGCCTTTGTTCTTGTAGGCACAGGAATATTATATATTAAATTGTTTTACGGCGTAACCGATCTGTTTAAGTCCTTTAAGATCCCAAATCATATAAAGCCCGCCATAGGGGGGCTCTGTACCGGCATAGTGGGTTTCTTTTTACCCCAGACACTGGCCTTTGGTTATGGCTTTGCTCAGCAAGCCATTAATAATGAACTAACCATCCCCTTCCTGTTACTGCTTGCCTTTGGCAAGATAATTACCACATCATTTTCAATAGGATCAGGCGGAAGCGGAGGGGTGTTCGGCCCGTCGATCGTTATAGGCGGGGCCATGGGCGGCGCTGTCGGAAATCTGTTTCATCAAATCATGCCGAATATTGTAACACAGCCGGGCGCTTTTGTCATAGTCGGCATGGCAGGTTTTTTCACCGCTGTTTCAAACACACCGATTTCAACAATTATATTTGTCAGTGAAATGACCAATTCATATCATCTGCTTCTGCCAAGCCTCCTTGTATGTTCCCTGTCATACCTGACAGCTCAGAAATGGACTATTTACAAAAAGCAGGTTAAAGAGAAAATCGACTCTCCTGCTCATGCCGGCGAGTTTTTTGTAGATATTCTACAGACCATCAAGGTCAAGGAGCTAATGCATCTTGTAAAAAAGGTCGAGCTAATACCCCAGGATATGACCTTTTTAGATTTTAAAAAGTACTTTTCAGAAACAAAGCAGCATTATTTCCCGGTTATTGATCAGAATGAAAGACTTATCGGGATATTTTCCAGCACCGATATCAGGGGCATACTCTTTTCCAGGGACATTGAGCATCTTGTGCTGATGAAAGATATCGGCAACTCCGATATCATCGTAGCCACTCAATCTGATGATTTAAACACAGTGCTTCAAAAATTTACCACAAAAAATATCGATAGCCTTCCCGTGGTTAAAGATGATGATCATCAAATTCTTATCGGAATGCTGAACAGGAGAGAGGTTATTTCATTTTACAACGAGCTGATACAAAAAATGAAAAACAAAGCTAAAAAATAG